A section of the Candidatus Neomarinimicrobiota bacterium genome encodes:
- a CDS encoding ABC transporter ATP-binding protein, whose amino-acid sequence MTVEPLISLKEVTKVYEIGEDQKVHALRSIDAEITAGEYVSIMGPSGSGKSTLMNIIGCLDTPTEGTYRLEGEMVHEMDENQLASIRNRKIGFVFQTFNLLPRSTALRNVELPLIYAGVSVDERRERAEDALHKVGLGDRMDHRPNELSGGQCQRVAIARALITDPSIILADEPTGNLDSKTGKEIMRIMVTLQEAGNTIILVTHELYIAEHASRVIKILDGLISDDEMS is encoded by the coding sequence GTGACCGTTGAGCCACTCATCAGTCTGAAGGAGGTGACAAAGGTGTACGAGATCGGTGAGGATCAGAAGGTCCATGCTCTGCGCAGCATCGATGCCGAGATAACTGCTGGTGAGTACGTTTCCATTATGGGCCCCTCTGGTTCAGGAAAGTCCACCCTGATGAATATCATCGGTTGCCTCGATACACCGACGGAAGGAACCTATCGGCTTGAGGGAGAAATGGTTCATGAAATGGATGAAAATCAGCTCGCATCCATCCGCAACCGGAAGATCGGTTTTGTATTTCAGACTTTCAACCTCCTCCCGCGATCTACTGCTCTCAGGAATGTGGAGCTGCCTCTTATTTATGCCGGCGTGTCTGTTGATGAGCGTCGTGAAAGAGCTGAAGATGCCTTGCATAAAGTGGGTCTGGGTGATCGAATGGATCACAGACCGAATGAACTTTCCGGTGGACAATGCCAGCGTGTCGCCATTGCCAGAGCCCTCATTACTGATCCATCTATCATTCTCGCCGATGAACCGACGGGAAATCTCGATTCGAAAACAGGTAAGGAGATTATGAGAATCATGGTGACGCTCCAGGAAGCGGGGAATACCATTATCCTTGTGACGCATGAACTGTACATTGCGGAACATGCAAGCCGTGTGATTAAGATTCTCGATGGACTGATATCAGACGATGAAATGAGTTGA
- a CDS encoding CPBP family intramembrane metalloprotease, which produces MLISKKAFQFIILTFLVNWIVAGLFFLFGGSLQSTAGLVLAVGYMFVPMMIAIIIYKVVAKEAMRGPLGISFRLNRWFFVAWLLPPVIAIVTLGVSFLIPGVEFSPGMEGMYERFAYNMSPEQMEAIREQQASMPIHPFWLGLMQGLFVGFTINAIPAFGEELGWRGFLQRELGVMGFWKSSLVIGFIWGVWHAPLILAGHNYPEHPVLGLFMMTLWCMLMAPLISYVRLKSKSVIAAAVMHGTLNATAGLAILVVSGGSDLTVGVTGLPGFIVLAVLVASLYFADKSLTREVSFS; this is translated from the coding sequence TGGTTAACTGGATCGTGGCCGGTCTCTTCTTTCTTTTTGGTGGTTCACTTCAGTCCACAGCGGGACTCGTTCTTGCAGTCGGATACATGTTTGTGCCGATGATGATAGCTATTATCATTTACAAAGTCGTGGCAAAAGAAGCGATGAGAGGTCCTCTGGGGATCAGCTTCAGGTTAAATCGGTGGTTTTTTGTCGCTTGGCTGTTGCCACCGGTTATCGCCATTGTAACGCTTGGAGTAAGCTTTCTTATCCCGGGTGTGGAATTCTCGCCCGGCATGGAAGGTATGTACGAGAGATTTGCATACAATATGTCACCCGAACAGATGGAGGCGATTAGAGAGCAACAGGCATCTATGCCTATTCATCCCTTCTGGTTGGGGCTGATGCAGGGCCTTTTTGTCGGCTTCACTATCAATGCCATTCCTGCCTTTGGTGAAGAGCTTGGATGGAGGGGCTTTCTACAGAGGGAACTGGGAGTGATGGGTTTCTGGAAGTCATCCCTCGTCATCGGATTCATTTGGGGCGTCTGGCACGCGCCGCTGATCCTCGCCGGACATAATTATCCTGAGCATCCAGTTTTGGGTCTGTTCATGATGACATTATGGTGTATGCTTATGGCGCCGTTGATCTCATATGTGAGGCTAAAGTCGAAATCGGTCATAGCGGCCGCCGTTATGCACGGGACATTAAATGCTACAGCCGGACTGGCAATCCTGGTCGTCAGTGGTGGCAGTGACCTGACTGTCGGTGTAACCGGTTTGCCCGGTTTCATCGTGCTGGCTGTTCTTGTCGCCTCATTATACTTCGCCGATAAATCACTGACTCGGGAGGTTTCTTTCTCGTGA
- a CDS encoding ABC transporter permease, producing the protein MFTLFIENLRIATAAIFANRLRAMLTTLGIIIGILAVTLMGTLISGLDRSFEKSISFMSRDVLFVTKHEWFGDEDWWEVKNRRNLKPEYVDKIKALSDYTLAAAPMIARTTTVVYKDKSVMDVQTNGTTDEYLQVSTANIETGRFFSAGESRSGAPVCVIGYDVAEELFENEDPIGKKVKFGPHQFRVIGVTEKQGKFLGLFSLDNRAIIPLGTFQKMFARRGWSQIMVKVPAESIKEAKDELISVMRRIRGLGPRERNDFAINEQEAFRTQYNTIKLAIGGTGVFITILSLVVGGIGIMNIMFVSVKERTKEIGVRKALGATPKTIMGQFLLEAIIICGLAGLIGLILSWLGSLVIDRFFPSTMPVWLAVAAFLLSLLVGILSGLAPSYRAARLHPIDALRYE; encoded by the coding sequence ATGTTCACCCTTTTCATTGAAAACCTGCGTATAGCGACCGCCGCCATCTTTGCTAACCGTCTCCGCGCCATGCTGACAACGCTCGGTATCATTATCGGTATCCTGGCAGTGACCCTCATGGGTACACTCATATCCGGTCTCGACAGATCATTTGAGAAAAGTATTTCCTTTATGTCGCGAGACGTACTTTTTGTTACTAAACATGAGTGGTTCGGCGATGAGGATTGGTGGGAAGTGAAAAACCGGCGTAATCTGAAACCGGAGTACGTGGATAAGATAAAGGCTCTTTCCGATTACACCTTGGCTGCAGCGCCGATGATTGCGCGAACCACTACCGTAGTATATAAAGATAAGAGTGTTATGGATGTTCAGACCAACGGAACTACTGATGAATACCTTCAGGTCTCTACGGCAAATATAGAGACAGGCAGATTTTTTTCAGCCGGCGAGAGCCGTTCCGGAGCGCCCGTGTGCGTCATCGGCTATGACGTAGCGGAAGAGCTTTTCGAGAACGAAGATCCAATCGGAAAGAAGGTGAAGTTTGGACCTCACCAGTTCAGAGTCATCGGTGTGACGGAAAAGCAGGGTAAGTTTCTCGGCCTCTTTAGCCTTGATAATCGCGCTATTATTCCACTCGGCACGTTCCAGAAGATGTTTGCCCGGCGAGGTTGGTCCCAGATCATGGTAAAAGTCCCCGCCGAATCCATCAAAGAAGCTAAGGATGAGTTAATTTCCGTCATGAGAAGAATACGGGGATTGGGACCGAGAGAAAGAAATGATTTTGCCATTAATGAACAGGAAGCTTTCCGGACTCAGTATAATACCATCAAACTCGCAATTGGTGGTACGGGTGTTTTCATCACGATCCTCTCACTGGTAGTTGGCGGGATCGGCATCATGAACATCATGTTTGTCTCGGTGAAAGAGAGAACGAAAGAGATCGGAGTCCGAAAGGCTTTGGGAGCCACTCCTAAGACGATAATGGGTCAGTTCTTGCTGGAAGCTATTATCATTTGTGGATTAGCAGGATTGATCGGTTTAATACTATCGTGGTTAGGCAGTCTGGTGATTGACAGGTTTTTCCCCTCGACCATGCCGGTCTGGCTGGCTGTAGCGGCATTTTTGCTCTCTTTACTGGTTGGAATTCTGTCAGGATTGGCGCCATCATACCGCGCAGCCCGGCTTCATCCGATTGACGCTTTGCGCTATGAGTAG